In Deinococcus sp. HSC-46F16, the following are encoded in one genomic region:
- a CDS encoding TRAP transporter permease produces MSDPTRPISTDPALEMTEGERRALEIVEANETGGRQLFGFSRWLVTLITLAWCGFQMYAAQVGTVDTLLLRATHLGFAFALAYLVFTPRKTPGHAQRGVPWYDWMLGAGAVATTVYLITQYPTIANVQGGALNPTDVWVGSALIVLLLLAAWRTVGIAMPIVASVFMLYALTGPRGLIRGDLGPQLQLHAGQTWPQVVGQLFANTEGIFGTAIGVSAQIVFLFVLFGAIFDKLGAGEWFMNVAQGLLGGFRGGPAKASVLSSALNGIISGSSVSNVVTGGNITIGTMKRVGYSAEKAGAIEVASSSNGQLMPPVMGAAAFIMASNLNIEYRTLILAAAIPAFLCYGALLVVTHIEALKLGLRGLPKDELPSVRRTMRAGWYYLIPLVYLIGTLTINPEATPERVALNTIFLMIGMLLVQEAWRARQDGRGVGHGLLDGGKRLVEAAEGGARSMIGIAIATAAAGIIVGIVTITGLGFGLADIVETVSGAFRGLFTALAGLFPGVDTAAFVTMGTMLVVLLMAQLIALILGMGLPTTANYILMSALIVPIIARIAGLDTSNPAQMLPVHMFVFYFGIMADSTPPVALAAFAAAAISGGNPVATGVQAFQYELRTALLAYMMFFNPSLLLIANNRIGGLPWTEAVPMILFAFLGLVAFSAATLRYLHRRTNLVQTLALLAASFILIIPTALVWNLGALALVAGVYFWQKAGSRNEPPGVAVA; encoded by the coding sequence ATGAGTGACCCTACAAGGCCGATTTCCACGGACCCGGCCCTGGAGATGACGGAGGGCGAGCGCCGCGCCCTGGAGATCGTGGAGGCGAACGAGACGGGCGGGCGGCAACTGTTCGGCTTCTCCCGCTGGCTGGTGACCCTGATCACGCTGGCGTGGTGCGGCTTTCAGATGTACGCCGCGCAGGTCGGCACGGTGGACACGCTGCTCTTGCGGGCCACGCACCTCGGGTTTGCCTTCGCGCTGGCCTACCTGGTCTTCACCCCGCGCAAGACGCCGGGGCACGCGCAGCGGGGGGTGCCCTGGTACGACTGGATGCTGGGAGCGGGGGCGGTGGCGACAACCGTCTACCTGATCACCCAGTACCCCACCATCGCCAACGTGCAGGGCGGGGCGCTTAACCCGACCGACGTGTGGGTGGGGAGTGCCTTGATCGTGCTCTTGCTGCTCGCGGCGTGGCGCACGGTCGGGATAGCGATGCCCATCGTGGCGAGCGTCTTTATGCTGTACGCGCTGACCGGGCCGCGCGGATTGATCCGGGGCGACCTGGGGCCGCAGCTTCAGCTCCACGCGGGGCAGACGTGGCCCCAGGTGGTGGGGCAACTGTTCGCCAACACCGAGGGCATCTTCGGCACCGCCATCGGCGTCTCGGCGCAGATCGTCTTCCTGTTCGTGCTGTTCGGGGCGATCTTCGACAAGCTGGGCGCGGGCGAGTGGTTCATGAACGTCGCGCAGGGCCTGCTGGGCGGCTTCCGGGGCGGCCCCGCCAAGGCCAGCGTGCTGAGCAGTGCCCTGAACGGCATCATCAGCGGCTCGTCGGTCAGCAACGTGGTCACGGGCGGCAACATCACCATCGGCACGATGAAGCGGGTGGGCTACTCGGCCGAGAAAGCCGGGGCCATCGAGGTCGCCAGCTCCAGCAACGGCCAACTGATGCCCCCGGTGATGGGCGCGGCGGCCTTCATCATGGCGAGCAACCTCAACATTGAGTACCGCACGCTGATTCTGGCGGCGGCGATTCCCGCCTTCCTCTGTTACGGGGCGCTGCTGGTGGTCACCCACATCGAGGCGCTCAAGCTGGGGCTGCGCGGCCTTCCGAAGGATGAACTGCCCTCGGTGCGCCGGACGATGCGGGCAGGCTGGTATTACCTGATCCCGCTGGTCTACCTGATCGGCACGCTGACCATTAACCCGGAGGCCACCCCCGAGCGGGTCGCGCTGAACACCATCTTCCTGATGATCGGCATGCTGTTGGTACAGGAGGCGTGGCGGGCAAGGCAGGACGGGCGCGGGGTCGGCCACGGCCTGCTGGACGGCGGCAAGCGGCTGGTCGAGGCGGCCGAGGGTGGGGCGCGGTCCATGATCGGCATCGCCATCGCCACCGCCGCCGCCGGAATCATCGTGGGCATCGTGACGATCACCGGGCTGGGCTTCGGGCTGGCCGACATCGTGGAGACGGTGAGCGGGGCGTTCCGGGGGCTGTTCACGGCGCTCGCGGGCCTGTTTCCGGGAGTGGACACCGCCGCTTTCGTGACGATGGGGACCATGCTGGTCGTGCTGCTGATGGCCCAACTGATCGCGCTGATCCTGGGCATGGGCCTGCCCACCACCGCCAACTACATCCTGATGAGTGCGCTGATCGTGCCCATCATCGCCCGCATCGCGGGGCTGGACACGAGCAATCCGGCGCAGATGCTCCCAGTCCACATGTTCGTCTTCTACTTCGGGATCATGGCGGACTCGACGCCCCCGGTCGCGCTGGCCGCCTTCGCCGCCGCCGCGATCTCGGGCGGGAACCCGGTGGCGACGGGCGTGCAGGCCTTTCAGTACGAGCTGCGGACGGCGCTGCTCGCGTACATGATGTTCTTCAACCCGTCACTACTCTTGATCGCCAACAACCGGATCGGCGGGCTGCCCTGGACCGAGGCGGTGCCGATGATCCTCTTCGCGTTCCTGGGGTTGGTGGCCTTCAGCGCCGCCACCCTGCGCTACCTGCACCGCCGTACGAACCTCGTGCAGACGCTGGCGCTGCTGGCCGCCTCCTTCATCCTGATCATCCCCACCGCGCTGGTCTGGAATCTCGGGGCGCTGGCGCTCGTCGCCGGGGTGTACTTCTGGCAGAAGGCCGGGAGCCGGAACGAGCCGCCGGGGGTGGCGGTGGCGTAG
- a CDS encoding amino acid ABC transporter permease, with product MTAPTRKPLGGLALLGWVVGAAAAFLLLFYVITLILRQMPDPIGPRADLFVEGARVTLQLTVVSGLIGLLVGILAGIMRTSALWIVRAPASLFIWLIRGTPLLVQILFVYNALPLILQGIGIDLELNEFWSAVIALSLNVGAYNAEVVRAGILAIPRGQTEAARSLGLSGGQTMQTVVLPQAMRVVVPPLVNNLVALLKDSSLASSIALLELTLAGNRVSSETFQPIPVLTTVACVYLALTTVMTLFTDQLEKRVKIATR from the coding sequence GTGACCGCTCCCACCCGCAAGCCCCTGGGGGGGCTGGCCCTGCTGGGCTGGGTGGTCGGGGCGGCGGCGGCCTTCCTGCTGCTCTTTTACGTCATCACCCTGATCCTGCGCCAGATGCCCGACCCCATCGGCCCCCGCGCGGACCTCTTCGTGGAGGGGGCGAGGGTCACGCTGCAACTCACGGTGGTGAGTGGGCTGATCGGCCTGCTCGTCGGCATCCTGGCCGGAATCATGCGGACGAGTGCCCTGTGGATCGTGCGGGCGCCCGCCAGCCTCTTTATCTGGCTGATTCGCGGCACGCCGCTGCTGGTGCAGATCCTCTTCGTGTACAACGCGCTGCCGCTGATTCTCCAGGGCATCGGCATCGACCTCGAGCTCAACGAGTTCTGGTCGGCGGTGATCGCGCTGTCGCTCAACGTCGGGGCCTACAACGCCGAAGTGGTCCGCGCCGGGATTCTGGCGATTCCGCGCGGACAGACCGAGGCCGCCCGCTCGCTGGGCCTCAGCGGCGGGCAAACCATGCAGACGGTGGTGCTGCCCCAGGCGATGCGCGTGGTGGTGCCGCCCCTGGTGAACAACCTCGTGGCGCTGCTCAAGGACTCGTCGCTGGCGTCCTCCATCGCGCTGCTGGAACTGACCCTGGCCGGAAACCGCGTTTCCAGCGAGACTTTCCAGCCCATCCCGGTGCTGACCACGGTGGCCTGCGTCTACCTCGCCCTGACCACCGTGATGACGCTGTTCACCGATCAACTGGAGAAGCGCGTGAAGATCGCGACGCGGTAG
- a CDS encoding ABC transporter substrate-binding protein, with product MKRALLTLTALALLAASAEARTWADIKKSGTIKIATEGAFPPFNLLKGKQLTGFEVELAEALAKQLGLKVQWTTQPFDNLLIGLNQDRYDFVIASHGINPERAKAVDFANPHYCTGGAIVAKPGGPMTAAALRGKSVAVQVGTTYLENVRKVPGVGDVKTYPTDTAAQAALMAGRVDAWVGDKFTGIDLVKAQKGKVKQGDLLFNERVAMAVKKGNAGLLKELNAALAKAQQNGTYAKLSQKYFGQDVRCR from the coding sequence ATGAAACGAGCCCTGCTGACCCTGACCGCCCTCGCCCTGCTTGCCGCCAGCGCCGAAGCCCGCACCTGGGCCGACATCAAGAAGTCCGGCACCATCAAGATCGCGACCGAGGGGGCGTTCCCGCCCTTCAACCTGCTCAAGGGCAAGCAGCTCACGGGCTTCGAGGTCGAACTCGCCGAGGCGCTGGCCAAGCAGCTCGGGCTGAAGGTCCAGTGGACTACCCAGCCCTTCGACAACCTCTTGATCGGGCTGAATCAGGACCGCTACGACTTCGTGATCGCCAGCCACGGCATCAACCCCGAGCGGGCCAAGGCCGTGGACTTCGCCAACCCCCACTACTGCACGGGCGGGGCCATCGTCGCCAAGCCGGGTGGCCCGATGACCGCCGCCGCGCTGCGGGGCAAGAGCGTGGCCGTACAGGTCGGCACCACCTACCTCGAAAATGTCCGCAAGGTGCCCGGCGTGGGCGACGTCAAGACCTACCCCACCGACACCGCCGCGCAGGCCGCGCTGATGGCGGGCCGGGTAGACGCCTGGGTGGGCGACAAGTTCACCGGCATCGACCTCGTGAAGGCGCAGAAGGGCAAGGTCAAGCAGGGTGACCTGTTGTTCAACGAGCGGGTGGCGATGGCCGTCAAGAAGGGCAACGCGGGCCTCCTCAAGGAACTGAACGCCGCGCTCGCCAAGGCGCAGCAGAACGGCACCTACGCCAAGCTCAGCCAGAAGTACTTCGGGCAGGACGTGCGCTGCCGATAA
- a CDS encoding ABC transporter ATP-binding protein: MAEVVLENINKRYGTKHHAVKDFNLHIEDREFMVFVGPSGCGKSTTLRMIAGLEDISSGVLSIGGRVVNDVPPKDRDIAMVFQNYALYPHMNVYENMAFGLKLRKTPRDEIDRRVRDAARILQIEHLLGRKPKELSGGQRQRVAMGRAIVREPSVFLMDEPLSNLDAKLRVEMRSQISQLHRRLGATIVYVTHDQVEAMTLGNRIVVMRDGVIMQVDTPMNLYDFPQNKFVAGFIGSPSMNFLTARVEGGDFVIGGSRVAAMGRLAQSLRAYEGREVHLGIRPEHVGVMGHSDLPHGQNVLRGQVVVVEPLGAQTDLVIDVQGQHLTAKVEGQAPLEVGDDIDLLIDQTRLHAFDHETELAIDRGTPTGKRGQADTQGLGYEYPATGQGQMGMPAPAAMASQGTQISSAAPTVTVISTKD, translated from the coding sequence ATGGCAGAAGTCGTTCTGGAGAACATCAACAAGCGCTACGGCACCAAGCACCACGCGGTCAAGGACTTCAACCTCCACATTGAGGACCGCGAGTTCATGGTGTTCGTGGGGCCGTCGGGCTGCGGCAAGTCCACCACGCTGCGGATGATCGCGGGGCTGGAAGACATCAGCAGCGGCGTGCTGAGCATCGGCGGACGGGTGGTCAACGACGTGCCCCCCAAGGACCGCGACATCGCGATGGTGTTTCAGAACTACGCGCTGTACCCGCACATGAACGTCTACGAGAACATGGCCTTTGGCCTCAAGCTCCGCAAGACGCCGCGCGACGAGATCGACCGCCGGGTGCGCGACGCGGCCCGCATCCTGCAGATCGAGCACCTGCTGGGGCGCAAGCCCAAGGAACTCTCGGGCGGGCAGCGTCAGCGCGTGGCGATGGGCCGCGCCATCGTGCGCGAGCCGTCCGTGTTCCTGATGGACGAGCCACTTTCCAACCTCGACGCCAAGCTGCGCGTGGAAATGCGCTCGCAGATTTCTCAGCTTCACCGCCGCCTGGGGGCCACCATCGTCTATGTGACCCACGACCAGGTCGAGGCGATGACGCTCGGCAACCGCATCGTGGTGATGCGCGACGGCGTGATCATGCAGGTCGACACGCCCATGAACCTCTACGACTTCCCGCAGAACAAGTTCGTGGCCGGGTTTATCGGCAGCCCCTCCATGAATTTCCTGACCGCGCGGGTGGAGGGCGGCGACTTCGTGATCGGCGGGAGCCGCGTGGCCGCGATGGGCCGCCTTGCCCAGAGCCTGCGGGCCTACGAGGGCCGCGAGGTGCATCTGGGCATTCGCCCCGAGCATGTCGGCGTGATGGGCCACAGCGACCTTCCGCACGGCCAGAACGTGCTGCGCGGGCAGGTCGTGGTGGTCGAGCCGCTGGGCGCCCAGACCGACCTCGTGATTGACGTGCAGGGCCAGCACCTCACCGCCAAGGTGGAGGGCCAGGCCCCCCTCGAAGTGGGCGACGACATCGACCTGCTGATCGACCAGACCCGCCTGCACGCCTTCGACCACGAGACCGAGCTCGCCATCGACCGGGGCACCCCGACGGGCAAGCGCGGTCAGGCCGACACCCAGGGCCTGGGGTACGAGTACCCGGCGACCGGGCAGGGCCAGATGGGCATGCCTGCGCCTGCAGCCATGGCCTCCCAGGGCACCCAGATCAGCTCCGCGGCCCCCACCGTCACGGTGATTTCCACCAAGGACTGA
- a CDS encoding diguanylate cyclase, with protein MSRSPILPDPEAVRRQLYTVVAALACLIQVGIVVAERLGPAQGMTWEPVVGAILCGGAAAALRHPRVSLQAVDHTILAAATLSVAVQLLQAAGTPSSLPPRLYFIGVFLFIAGFSILPPWWAVLYAVTVYAAFSTLSLTREGLGDLTLLAEMGLIGLLVGHLSIYGRQVSAKRAEARLFQRLALTDTLTGLDNRRAMYDHLHRAFAQVGPGRDLAAVLLDVDHFKSINDHHGHERGDQVLQEVGAALQQGLRPGEHVARWGGEEFLALLRVRDGQEAWAVTERLRLAVRGTRVPGVPPVTASFGVALASRADSVAEWLRRADAELYRAKTSGRDRISLAAPSVPA; from the coding sequence ATGTCTCGCTCGCCCATCCTCCCGGACCCGGAAGCCGTGAGGCGACAGCTTTATACGGTCGTGGCGGCCCTGGCCTGCCTGATTCAGGTGGGGATCGTGGTGGCCGAGCGGCTCGGACCCGCACAGGGGATGACCTGGGAACCCGTGGTGGGGGCCATTCTGTGCGGAGGGGCGGCGGCAGCGCTGCGGCACCCACGCGTCTCGTTGCAAGCGGTGGACCACACGATTCTGGCGGCGGCCACGCTGAGCGTGGCGGTGCAGCTCCTTCAGGCGGCTGGAACGCCGAGTTCGCTTCCGCCGCGCCTGTACTTCATCGGGGTGTTTCTCTTTATCGCCGGATTCAGCATCCTGCCACCATGGTGGGCCGTGCTGTACGCGGTCACCGTCTACGCCGCCTTCAGTACCCTGAGTCTGACCCGCGAGGGGCTGGGCGACCTGACCCTGCTGGCGGAAATGGGGCTGATCGGCCTGCTGGTGGGGCACCTGTCCATCTACGGGCGGCAGGTGAGCGCCAAACGTGCGGAGGCCCGGCTGTTTCAGCGGCTGGCGCTCACTGACACCCTCACGGGGCTGGACAACCGCCGCGCCATGTATGACCACTTGCACCGGGCTTTTGCGCAGGTGGGGCCGGGGCGGGACCTCGCGGCCGTGCTGCTGGACGTGGACCACTTCAAGAGCATCAATGACCACCACGGCCACGAGCGGGGCGATCAGGTCTTGCAGGAGGTCGGCGCGGCCCTGCAACAGGGGCTGCGGCCGGGCGAGCATGTGGCCCGCTGGGGCGGGGAGGAGTTCTTGGCGCTGCTGCGGGTTCGCGACGGGCAGGAGGCGTGGGCCGTGACCGAGCGCCTGCGGCTGGCTGTGCGCGGGACGCGCGTTCCCGGCGTGCCCCCGGTCACGGCGAGTTTCGGGGTGGCCCTCGCGAGTCGGGCCGACTCGGTGGCCGAGTGGCTGCGCCGGGCCGACGCCGAGCTGTACCGGGCCAAGACCTCCGGCCGGGACCGCATCAGCCTCGCTGCCCCGAGTGTGCCAGCCTGA
- the secA gene encoding preprotein translocase subunit SecA, which yields MFRVLNKVFDNNQRDVARIVKTIVQPVNALEEETMKIENLAEAFMALRKRVQEGGETLDDVIVPAFALIREAGRRSIGKRHYDVQLIGGAALHQGRIAEMRTGEGKTLVATLALALNALEGKGCHLVTVNDYLARVGMEEMGLLYRTLGLTVGLASRDLQPAQKQAAYACDITYVTNSELGFDYLRDNMAQSREQLSLRADTPLHFAIVDEVDSILIDEARTPLIISGAAEKATDQYYLFAKLIRRLQKGEPAEPGKRTEPTGDYTIEEKGKQVHLTEGGISKIERLLSLGDLYSPENMDKAHMIVQAIRAKELYHREKDYIINEEGEVVIIDEFTGRSMPGRRYGEGLHQAIEAKEGVKIENENQTLATITYQNFFRLYNKFAGMTGTAKTEEKEFLDIYGSDVLVIPTNRPILRQDADDLVYRTRMGKYAAVVNEVREMHATGRPILIGTASIDTSEQLSALLQEAGIQHAVLNAKFEAQEASIIAQAGRSGTVTIATNMAGRGTDIMLGGNAEFILGEAIEQNFGISRFAPEAEAFIKAISRGDPEAQNLGMQIPGMVPDFIQQAQQLQSDTVADRQRVQELGGLHIIGTERHESRRIDNQLRGRAGRQGDPGSSRFYVSFEDDLMRLFANDRVVAMMDRLGMDDSQPIEAKMVTGAIEKAQARVEDRNFGIRKQLLEFDNVMSVQRDTIYAQRREVLLGSDEDVEESTEGMIADFAEMQLAYYAPLDQSPESWDLDTLRTNMVDAVPQLEGYDFEALRGLSPDAAHAHLMEAVADTFDARKDELSPTMLNSLSRYVLLQLVDQHWKEHLHAMDVLRQGIGLRGYGQRDPFTEYKFEATNMFNDMIDTLKGEVTKYIFRMQFGQQGAA from the coding sequence ATGTTCCGTGTCCTGAACAAAGTGTTCGATAACAACCAGCGCGACGTGGCGCGAATCGTGAAGACGATCGTGCAGCCCGTCAACGCGCTGGAAGAAGAAACGATGAAAATCGAGAACCTCGCGGAAGCCTTCATGGCGCTGCGAAAGCGCGTGCAGGAGGGGGGCGAGACCCTCGACGACGTGATCGTTCCGGCCTTCGCCCTGATTCGGGAGGCGGGTCGCCGCTCCATCGGCAAGCGGCACTACGACGTGCAGCTGATCGGCGGGGCCGCGCTGCACCAGGGCCGCATCGCGGAAATGCGCACCGGGGAAGGCAAGACCCTGGTGGCGACGCTGGCCCTCGCCTTGAACGCGCTGGAGGGCAAGGGCTGCCACCTCGTCACCGTGAACGACTACCTCGCCCGGGTGGGCATGGAGGAGATGGGGCTGCTGTACCGCACGCTGGGCCTGACGGTGGGTCTGGCGAGCCGCGACCTCCAGCCCGCGCAGAAGCAGGCTGCCTACGCCTGCGACATCACCTACGTCACCAACTCGGAGCTGGGCTTCGACTACCTGCGCGACAACATGGCCCAGAGCCGCGAGCAGCTCTCCTTGCGGGCGGACACGCCACTGCACTTCGCCATCGTGGACGAGGTGGACTCCATCCTGATCGACGAGGCCCGCACGCCGCTGATCATCTCGGGCGCGGCGGAAAAGGCCACTGATCAGTACTACCTCTTCGCCAAGCTGATTCGCCGCCTCCAGAAGGGCGAACCCGCCGAACCCGGCAAGCGCACGGAGCCGACCGGCGACTACACCATCGAGGAAAAGGGCAAGCAGGTCCATCTCACCGAGGGGGGCATCTCCAAGATCGAGCGGCTGCTGTCGCTCGGGGACCTCTACAGCCCCGAGAACATGGACAAGGCGCACATGATCGTGCAGGCGATTCGCGCCAAGGAGCTGTACCACCGCGAGAAGGACTACATCATCAACGAGGAAGGCGAAGTCGTCATCATCGACGAGTTCACCGGACGCTCCATGCCGGGTCGCCGCTACGGGGAAGGGCTGCACCAGGCGATCGAGGCCAAAGAAGGCGTCAAGATCGAAAACGAGAACCAGACGCTCGCCACGATCACCTACCAGAACTTCTTCCGCCTGTACAACAAGTTCGCCGGAATGACGGGCACCGCCAAGACCGAGGAGAAGGAATTTCTCGACATCTACGGCTCGGACGTGCTGGTGATCCCGACCAACCGCCCCATTCTGCGTCAGGACGCCGACGATCTGGTGTACCGCACCCGCATGGGAAAGTACGCGGCGGTCGTGAACGAGGTGCGCGAGATGCACGCCACGGGCCGCCCGATCCTGATCGGCACGGCCAGCATCGACACCAGCGAGCAGCTCAGTGCGCTCTTGCAGGAAGCGGGCATCCAGCATGCCGTCCTGAACGCCAAGTTCGAGGCGCAGGAGGCCAGCATCATCGCGCAGGCGGGCCGCAGCGGGACCGTCACCATCGCCACCAACATGGCGGGGCGCGGCACCGACATCATGCTGGGGGGCAACGCCGAATTCATCCTGGGCGAGGCCATCGAGCAGAATTTCGGCATCAGCCGCTTTGCCCCCGAGGCTGAGGCCTTTATCAAGGCGATCAGCCGGGGCGACCCGGAGGCCCAGAACCTCGGCATGCAAATTCCCGGCATGGTGCCTGACTTTATCCAGCAGGCGCAGCAGCTCCAGAGCGACACCGTGGCCGACCGCCAGCGGGTGCAGGAACTCGGCGGGCTGCACATCATCGGCACCGAGCGCCACGAGTCCCGGCGCATCGACAACCAGCTCCGGGGCCGCGCGGGGCGTCAGGGTGACCCCGGCTCCAGCCGCTTCTACGTGTCCTTTGAAGACGACCTGATGCGCCTCTTTGCCAACGACCGCGTGGTCGCCATGATGGACCGCCTGGGGATGGACGACTCCCAGCCCATCGAGGCCAAGATGGTCACCGGGGCGATCGAAAAGGCGCAGGCGAGGGTCGAGGACCGCAACTTCGGCATCCGCAAGCAACTGCTGGAATTCGACAACGTGATGAGCGTGCAGCGCGACACCATCTACGCCCAGCGCCGCGAGGTCCTGCTGGGCAGCGACGAGGATGTCGAGGAGTCGACCGAGGGCATGATCGCGGACTTCGCGGAGATGCAGCTCGCCTACTACGCGCCCCTGGACCAGTCGCCCGAAAGCTGGGACCTCGACACCCTGCGGACCAACATGGTCGACGCCGTGCCGCAACTGGAGGGCTACGACTTCGAGGCCCTGCGCGGTCTGAGTCCCGACGCGGCCCACGCCCACCTGATGGAGGCGGTGGCCGACACCTTCGATGCCCGCAAGGACGAGCTCAGCCCCACCATGCTCAACAGCCTGTCGCGGTACGTACTCCTGCAACTCGTCGACCAGCACTGGAAGGAGCACCTGCACGCGATGGACGTGCTGAGGCAGGGCATCGGCCTGCGCGGCTACGGGCAGCGCGACCCCTTCACGGAGTACAAGTTCGAGGCCACGAACATGTTCAACGACATGATCGACACCCTCAAGGGCGAGGTCACGAAGTACATCTTCCGGATGCAGTTCGGCCAGCAGGGCGCGGCGTAG
- the tsaD gene encoding tRNA (adenosine(37)-N6)-threonylcarbamoyltransferase complex transferase subunit TsaD, translating to MNARPGPTRILGIDTSCDDTGVGVVELAPDGGVRVLANRVWSQTIHASYGGVMPELASREHVERIDAVTGDALAEAGLTVEDVDVVAATSGPGLVGALLVGLMYGKGLAQALGVPFYAAHHLEGHIFAAASEADLRPPYLALVVSGGHTHLFDVPREGDYVLVGATRDDAAGEAFDKIARLAGLGYPGGPAISEAARRGDPEAVPFKEPLKGQKGFDFSFSGLKTAALLAHRAGARPEDLAAGFERAAVSFLLKTTLRAAHAHGRDMVVVSGGVAANRALREAFTASPVRAIFPGKGLNTDNGAMIALAGAAALRAGRSPSPLSEGAVAYAPLANA from the coding sequence ATGAACGCCCGCCCCGGTCCCACCCGCATCCTCGGCATCGACACCTCCTGCGACGACACGGGGGTGGGGGTGGTGGAACTCGCGCCGGATGGCGGGGTACGGGTGCTCGCCAACCGGGTCTGGTCCCAGACGATTCACGCGAGCTACGGCGGCGTGATGCCCGAACTCGCCAGCCGCGAGCATGTCGAGCGCATCGACGCGGTGACCGGGGACGCGTTGGCCGAGGCCGGGCTGACGGTGGAGGACGTGGACGTGGTCGCGGCGACCTCCGGCCCCGGCCTGGTGGGGGCGCTCCTCGTCGGGCTGATGTACGGCAAGGGGCTGGCGCAGGCGCTCGGCGTGCCCTTCTACGCTGCGCACCACCTCGAAGGCCACATCTTCGCGGCGGCGTCGGAGGCCGACTTGCGCCCGCCCTACCTCGCGCTGGTGGTGTCGGGTGGGCACACCCACCTCTTCGACGTGCCGCGCGAGGGCGACTACGTGCTGGTGGGGGCCACCCGCGACGACGCGGCGGGCGAGGCCTTCGACAAGATCGCCCGGCTCGCGGGCCTGGGCTACCCCGGCGGCCCTGCCATCAGCGAAGCGGCCCGGCGCGGTGACCCGGAGGCGGTGCCCTTCAAGGAGCCGCTGAAGGGCCAGAAGGGCTTCGACTTCTCCTTCAGCGGCCTGAAGACGGCGGCGCTCCTCGCCCACCGCGCCGGGGCCAGGCCCGAAGACCTCGCGGCGGGCTTCGAGCGGGCGGCGGTGAGCTTCCTGCTGAAAACGACGCTGCGGGCCGCGCATGCGCACGGCCGGGACATGGTGGTGGTGTCGGGCGGCGTGGCGGCCAACCGTGCCCTGCGCGAGGCGTTCACGGCCAGTCCCGTTCGCGCCATTTTTCCTGGCAAGGGGCTGAATACCGACAACGGCGCGATGATCGCGCTTGCGGGCGCGGCAGCGTTGCGGGCGGGACGCTCGCCCAGCCCGCTCAGCGAGGGGGCGGTTGCCTACGCACCGCTCGCCAACGCCTGA
- a CDS encoding barstar family protein, with protein MINVFQAPPQGIQTAPHDPRILAAGHQVVLREVNFTEVRDKDSLMLAFLRGLALTENFGRNWDALYDVLTDPEARPERFAILLTDYSAFRARQRQLGPQLESVLLDAQAEATRQGRSLWLLAEEAGHDPRAW; from the coding sequence ATGATCAATGTCTTTCAGGCGCCGCCGCAGGGCATCCAGACCGCTCCCCACGACCCGCGCATCCTGGCTGCCGGGCACCAGGTGGTGCTGCGCGAGGTCAATTTCACCGAGGTGCGCGACAAGGACAGCCTGATGCTGGCCTTCCTGCGCGGCCTGGCCCTCACCGAGAACTTCGGGCGCAACTGGGACGCGCTGTACGACGTGCTCACCGACCCGGAGGCACGGCCGGAGCGCTTCGCCATCCTGCTCACCGACTATTCCGCTTTCCGTGCCCGCCAGCGTCAACTCGGCCCGCAACTGGAGAGCGTGCTGCTCGACGCCCAGGCCGAGGCCACCCGGCAGGGGCGCTCGCTGTGGCTGCTCGCGGAGGAAGCCGGGCACGACCCACGGGCCTGGTAA
- a CDS encoding ribonuclease domain-containing protein: MSLRRLLPLGALLLAAALGACDVPAAESQMGKAVPAQTRAPAPARPARDPVSGLPWIEVAALPPEGRRTLGLIASDGPFPYRKDGSVFGNRERLLPRQPQGTYREYTVPTPGEDDRGARRIVCAEREPPTAECYYTADHYASFRRIAP, translated from the coding sequence GTGAGCTTGCGCCGTCTCCTGCCCCTGGGTGCCCTGCTGCTGGCCGCTGCGCTGGGAGCGTGCGACGTGCCTGCTGCCGAGTCCCAGATGGGGAAGGCGGTCCCGGCCCAGACCCGCGCTCCGGCCCCGGCCCGGCCCGCCCGTGACCCGGTCAGCGGCCTGCCCTGGATCGAGGTCGCCGCTCTGCCCCCCGAGGGACGGCGCACTCTGGGCCTGATTGCCTCGGACGGCCCTTTTCCCTACCGCAAGGACGGCAGCGTGTTCGGCAACCGCGAGCGCCTGCTGCCCCGCCAGCCCCAGGGCACCTACCGCGAGTACACCGTGCCCACTCCCGGCGAGGATGACCGGGGAGCGCGGCGCATCGTGTGCGCGGAGCGCGAGCCGCCCACCGCCGAGTGCTACTACACCGCCGACCACTACGCCTCGTTTCGGCGGATCGCTCCATGA